ATACGTGGCTTTCAAGATTGTATTGCCTAATCCCAACCTAAAAGGAATTTTCGATTCCACTTGGGAGAATATTAATAAACCTTAGAGGTGCCTAGTTATcgaattcattaataaaaatttcaagtaAAGGGCAAATAAAACAATGTATGTTTTGGACTATCAAGACTTAATAGTATGCCTATAGTTAAGCTAAAACTTTCTAGAATTGAACGTGAATTGAAACAAGACCTGAAAAAACCACTTGTAGCATCTATTCCAATGACTAAGGTATATCTTAAGCATACATAAGATTTAGATTTATAGTTATCATTGTAGGAATAAGTTGTTTTTTCTCCTTTTGCAAATAACTTTATGATAAAtaatgttttaattaattatttcaagatattaaatattacattattttattagtctaatAGCACTAAAAATCTCCCCTAATACAcgtttttgcattttaatatttaatttataattttgacaccacatacaaaaaaattaaaaatttgaagaaattttatcCAAATCGAAAAATGAATTTGGGGGAAGTGTGATTGTGTACAAGTGGCAAGCTAGGtggtattttttattctttgtcAATGGACTCTACATGACATATCAGTATTACTAATTCAACCCAATAACTCAACTTAGGATATTTCAATCCAACAATCCAACCTAGGAAGAAAAATTGATTTATACCTAACTAGCTCATAAGAAATAAAACAGTAAAGACCCAAATAGAAATTTTTAGATTCTGAAGAAACATACTTAACACTAAAATCTTGTACAAATTAAACTTTGAAACCATAGTACAAAATCTTAATTAAACAAATAACACAATGCATAATCCTTTACAAATAACCAAATAATCAAAAtagcaataaataaataaataaaattcttagATTAGGAAAcaaaaaaaactcaaaacaaAAACTTCATGCAAGTCAAGCAATCTCAAATCTTAGTGCAAAATCTTAATATAATCAAGGATATAACACGTAAATCTCAACCAAACAACCCAAATCCCCAatctcaaatatatatatagagggCTTGGACATGCAGACTTGGAAGCATAGAGACACAAATGGATTTAGGACCCTGGATTTGCTCACGATTAGTATTGGATGGCTTCTCATCGttgggaggaggaggaagaaggaGGCCAAGTGGTGTGGAGAGCAAGTGTTTGTGTGAGTAGTTGTTTTTGATAATCCAGCAATAATATGATTGTCTGCTCGATACGGGACATTGTCAATTATTAGGTGAAAATCCCGCAATCACTGGCGTAAtggagatatactaggttgtactTGATAACAGTAACTTTGTGTCGAGACTCAGTTTTGTTGAGAGAAGGGTGAGTCTTTTGATAATAACCCGATTGCTAAAGTGTTTAGATCTTTCTTACCTTGAAATGGACCGCATCTCCTACTCACCTGATCCTTAACTCGCGAACGTATCTCGTGATTACAGCTTATAGCTCATTTTTCACGGTTGTTATATAGCATCaccaaaaaattatatatataacttaTTCCTTTAgtaaaataatgaaaagaaaatttaatattattaataaaattataaaaatgattttataaaatatttcattaacaaaattaaattgcaacttattaattaataaaaattctgaATTGCCAAATTAAAGATAACCAAATTAAATATTgagaatcaaatttttaaaaactatcaCTCAATAACCGAATCAAACTAAAAATACTTCTAATAGAATAACTGAATTTCATCTCTTTCATCTAATTATTCAGTTGTAACAGAATAATACACTTTCCCAATTGCTAATTCTCTTAGGTTTCAAAAAACTATGCTAAAGTATCATCAAGAAATCATGAACTCAATATGGCCTTGATTATCAATACAGGGGATCCCCAAGGCTTTACAAGTATAAGAAAAAGACATAAGATGGATATCATAGAAGGAGTCCAATTCTAGGAGGGATTTTGCAGCACCTGCAAGAAGATTGAAGTAACTAGGAGATTCATTTGTGTTTTCCTTTCTCAATTTTGCGCAAagttttaaaactcaaaaagtCATTATGCAAGTTGACGACTCTAGTTACTTTAACTAGGACGATGAGGAGATAAGTGATAGAGCAGAGGACGTGATTTTAAAGCTTTTGGGAGAAGTTACAGAGTAGTGAAGCTCACTCTTATTGATCAAGGTGATAAGTTTCCTGCTGAGATAACTGCTTTGAAGGAGATGATCAACTTTTATAAGAAGAGCTCGCATTCCACGTAGGTGGCTTTGTAGCTGTAAGTTTGGTTCGTTTTTTAGGGTGATTCTTACATTCTTAAGTTATGAGTACATCagcggttcgatttaaaatcgaattaaataaaaaattaaaattttaatatttataaaaattaaaccaaatcaattttaatcagaaatcaaatcgaatcaaaacagtctaattcaattcgatttaatcagtttgaatttttaataatttttttattttttaccctttatatttttagtattttaaaatttaattagaatatttttaattttaatatgatctaatctctttatattattgaaatgcAAAGGAAAATCTAATTTCTCCTAGTAAACACAGGAAAGAAATGAGTTGAAATGCAAATAAGAGAAATTGAAGAAATTAGTTCTCTTCTAATTTGTCTTCTCCTCTCTCTATCTACTTCCCTTGATCCAAACATGGGGTAAAAGTTGAAGCATGATTAGTTTTTCTTAGATTTTCAATCCATTGCTATATGAATGTACCAATAGATTCTTGCAACATCTAATAATGCACGACCAAACACTTATGAAAGGCATTGAAATCTTTCAAATAGGCTTTGTCAATTAACATAGGAAGTTTCTCTAATCCAAAATGCTTAATCTAAGCTAAATCAAATTCACCAAGTctcaaaacaaaaacaaaactcaaaaaccaaacatataacatatcatgaAAGAAAGAGTAACTCGTCGTATTCTCTAATCAAAGAGAGAGAATCCCATGTCTTCATCGCTCTCCTCTGCTGGCTCTTCCTTCTTTTCCTCGGCTGCGGGTGCATCAGCTGCAGCTGCTGCCCCTCCTGCTGGAGCTGCAGCAGCAGCGGCGCCTCCACCAATGAAAGCTCCACCGCCACCACCGCCAATGATCACCTGTGCCAAAGAAGATAAAGAATTAATATCTAGTCTGAGAAAATCAAATTCATCCCTAAGACAATAATCAGAAAAAATTAGAAACCAATAATATGTCGCAATTTTACTTTGTAGCAAGCAAATCAACTAAACCAAATTCAGCCAAAAGACAATTTACCGTATAAATTATAGaacataaagaaaaaaaaaacaattgccAACACATTCAGATCAGTGAAATTTAGAGTACAAGCGAGCATATCGTACATTTTTCTCATAGCAAACTAACTTTTTAACCAGCTTCAAAGGAATATAAGCATACATCTAACCACAATTTTCACTTCAATGGATCAGTTTCTATAAAATTAACTCAGGAACAAAAAGTGTGAGAGGGAGAGGATGGAGAGGAGGAAGGTGAAATGAAAACCTGAAAAACGGCAGAGGAGGGAGTGACAAAAGAGAAAGAGGACTGGACACCGCCGGACGAATCAGCGGAGAGAGCGGTCTGGACGAGCTTCCTCTGGAGGTCGTAGGTTGAGGAAGCGGAGGCCTCAAGATCACCATCGGAGAGCTGCTTTGCATTCCACTGGCCATTAGAGTGGCGGCACACGAATGTGAAGACTCCCATGGTTGTTTATGCAGCGTCTATGAATTGCTGGTTCTCCTGAAAACCTAACACAAAATAGAGGAGCGTTTCtatatacaaatttatatatCGGATGCCTGGCCAAAACCCTAGGGTGTTCATATTTTCCCCAACAGACAGATTTGCACCTACAAAACTTTCTTAATTACACTGGTGCCCTTCcatacttttttatatatatttttaaccaAATCATTAagtcaattttcaattttaatctgTCTTTTTTtcgacaattttaattaaattaaaatcttacACTCAAAAGTAGGAcaaaacttattttattatcataCTAAAATAAACTCCTTTTTTACTCTAAACTAAAATTCACGTAAtcttacaaattatttttataaataagtttTCTATTCTAAATTCACTACTTCCAGATGTTATAAAGTCTtcctattataaaatattttaattaaaaaataattttggtcTTATTTTTATTAGGAATATAAACCAATTAAACTATTCGAAATTCGGTTCAATAAAAATTCGATTATAttcaattcatttaaaaaataattcgagctccaacttattttttaatttatttaaaatattcgaTTCGTAGAGACTCGTGAATTTGACCTCAGTTCATTTTCAAGTTCATCAGCAAATTCACAAGCTCACTTATGGAGTAAACTCGAACAAGCTCATTGATAGGCTCGCAAATAGACTTATTGACAGGCTCGTTAATGAAGCTCTTGAGTTGATTGTGAATAAGTTCATTTATAAGactcataaatatattttattattgagtAAACTCGAGTAAGCTCAATAAGTTGACTTATTG
This Manihot esculenta cultivar AM560-2 chromosome 6, M.esculenta_v8, whole genome shotgun sequence DNA region includes the following protein-coding sequences:
- the LOC110616746 gene encoding 60S acidic ribosomal protein P3, with the protein product MGVFTFVCRHSNGQWNAKQLSDGDLEASASSTYDLQRKLVQTALSADSSGGVQSSFSFVTPSSAVFQVIIGGGGGGAFIGGGAAAAAAPAGGAAAAADAPAAEEKKEEPAEESDEDMGFSLFD